Part of the Streptococcaceae bacterium ESL0687 genome is shown below.
CTAAATACGGAACTAAAAGACCTAAAGCTTAATTCAAAAATCATTAGGAGTTCAGCCTACCCACTTGCTGCGTAGAAAGAACAAATAGTCATTAGTCTTAAGAATAAGTTATAAAAAATTAATAAAAAATTGAGAAGGAGATAACTCGAAATGAGTCGTAAAGGACAAGCTCCAAAACGTGAAGTTTTGCCAGATCCGTTATATAATTCAAAAATCGTTACACGTCTTATCAACCGCCTTATGCTAGACGGTAAACGTGGAACAGCTGCTAGCATCGTTTATGGTGCATTTGATCAAATCAAGGAAACTACAGGAAATGAACCACTTGAAGTTTTTGAAACTGCAATGGAAAACATCATGCCTATCCTTGAAGTACGCGCTCGTCGTGTTGGTGGATCAAACTACCAAGTACCAGTTGAAGTACGTCCAGAACGTCGTACAACTCTTGGACTTCGTTGGTTAGTAACAATCTCACGTCAACGTGGTGAACACACTATGCAAGACCGTCTTGCTAAAGAAATCATGGACGCAGCTAACAACACTGGTGCATCTGTTAAGAAACGTGAAGATACTCACAAAATGGCAGAAGCTAACCGTGCATTCGCTCACTTCCGCTGGTAAGATCTTCTGGGTTCGCCCGAAGAAACTACTTGCTTAAGTAGCAGAAGTCCTGTAGCCAAACTACAGGCAAGCTTGACTAGTCAGGCAAAATTAAATAGGTAAACATACAAAGACATAACTGGGTGGGCTACTGCCCTTCCAGTTTTGTTTTTGAACTAAATGTGATAGAATATTTCTATAGAAAAATATTAAGGAGAAACAACCTAATGGCACGCGAATTTTCATTAGAAAACACTCGTAATATCGGTATCATGGCTCACGTCGATGCTGGTAAAACAACAACTACTGAACGTGTACTTTACTATACTGGTAAAATCCACAAAATCGGTGAAACTCACGAAGGTGCATCACAAATGGACTGGATGGAGCAAGAACAAGAACGTGGTATCACAATCACTTCTGCGGCTACAACTGCACAGTGGAAAGGTAACCGTGTAAACATCATCGACACACCAGGACACGTGGACTTCACAATTGAGGTACAACGTTCACTTCGCGTACTTGATGGAGCTGTTACAGTACTTGATGCTCAATCAGGTGTTGAGCCTCAAACAGAAACAGTTTGGCGTCAGGCTACAGACTACAAGGTTCCACGTATCGTTTTCGCTAACAAAATGGACAAAATCGGAGCTGATTTCTACTACTCACTTTCAACTCTACATGACCGTTTAAACGCAAACGCTCACCCAATTCAAATTCCAATTGGAGCTGAAGAAGATTTCGTAGGTATCATCAACCTTGTAAACATGACAGCTGAGATCTACACTAACGATCTTGGAACTGACATTAAAGAACTTGTTGTTGGATCTGATGAGTTCAAAGCTGAACTTGCTGCTCTTAACTTCGATGCTGATGAATACGAAGCACTTGCTGAAGAATGGCATGGTAAATTAGTTGAAGCTGTAGCTGAAACTGATGAAGACCTAATGATGGCTTACCTTGAAGGTGAAGAAATTTCACAAGAAGAGCTTAAAGCTGCTATCCGTAAAGCAACAATCAACGTTGAATTCTACCCAATGCTTGCTGGTTCTGCCTTCAAGAACAAAGGTGTTCAAATGATGCTTGATGCGGTTATCGACTACCTACCTTCACCACTTGACATCCCTGCAATCAAAGGTATCAACCCAGATACAGACGAAGAAGAAACTCGTCCAGCATCTGACGAAGAGCCATTTGCAGCACTTGCCTTCAAGATCATGACTGACCCATTCGTTGGACGTCTTACTTTCTTCCGTGTTTACTCTGGTATCCTTCAATCAGGATCATACACACTAAACACTTCTAAAGGTAAACGTGAACGTATCGGACGTATTCTACAAATGCACGCGAACACTCGTAAAGAAATCAGCGAAGTTTACGCTGGAGATATCGCAGCAGCTGTTGGTCTTAAAGATACTACAACTGGTGACACTCTTGCAGACGAAAAACACAAGGTTATCCTTGAGTCAATCGAAATTCCAGAACCAGTTATCCAACTTTCTGTTGAACCTAAATCTAAAGCTGACCAAGATAAGATGGGTGTTGCCCTTCAAAAACTTGCAGAAGAAGATCCAACATTCCGCGTTGAAACAAACGTTGAAACTGGTGAAACTGTAATCTCTGGTATGGGTGAACTTCACCTTGACGTCCTTGTAGACCGTATGAAACGTGAATTCAAGGTTGAAGCTAACGTTGGTGCTCCACAGGTATCTTACCGTGAAACATTCCGTTCAGCTACTGAAGCCGAAGGTAAATTCGTACGTCAATCAGGTGGTAAAGGACAATACGGACACGTTTGGGTTGAATTCACTCCTAACGAAGAAGGTGCTGGATTCGAATTCGAAAACGCAATCGTCGGTGGGGTTGTACCACGTGAATACATCCCAGCAGTTGAAAAAGGACTTGAAGAGTCTATGGCTAACGGGGTTCTTGCTGGATACCCAATGGTTGACATCAAAGCTAAACTTTACGATGGTTCATACCACGATGTCGATTCAAATGAAACTGCCTTCCGTGTAGCAGCATCTATGGCCCTTAAAGCGGCAGCTAAAAAAGCTAACCCAGTTATCCTTGAGCCAATGATGAAAGTTACAATCACTGTTCCTGAAGAAAATCTTGGGGATATCATGGGACACGTAACAGCTCGTCGTGGACGTGTTGATGGAATGGAAGCTCACGGTAACAGCCAAATCGTTAATGCTTTCGTACCGCTTGCTGAAATGTTCGGATACGCAACAACTCTACGTTCTTCAACTCAAGGACGTGGTACATTCATGATGGTATTTGACCACTATGAAGATGTTCCAAAATCTGTTCAAGAAGAAATCATCAAGAAAAATGGTGGACAAGCTTAATTGTTCTTAAAAAATTAAGTAAAGCACGAATATTCGATTGAATATTCGTGTTTTTTTGTGTAAAATGAGGATAAAAGATAGAACGAAGGGAAAAAAAGATGAAAAGAAGCGAACGATTAGTAGATTTTACAAATTTTCTACTAAATAATCCAAACCAGCTAACCTCACTAACATTTTTCAGTAAGAGGTATGATGCAGCAAAATCTTCTATTTCAGAAGATTTACTAATTATTAAGAAAATTTTTGAGGAAAGTGAAGTAGGAAAAATTACAACCTATGCAGGTGTAAGTGGTGGTGTTACATTTACTCCAGGAATTTCTGATGATTATAGTTTAACCCTTGCTAATGATTTACTTGATGATATTGTAAAAGACAACAGGATTCTTCCAGGTGGTTATATCTATCTTTCTGATGTGTTAGGAGATCCAAAAGTTCTTAAAAATATCGGAAAAATCATTGCTCATGAATTTCGTGATGAAAAGATTGATGCTATTATGACCATTGCGACAAAGGGTGTTCCTATCGCTCAATCTGTGGCAGAAATTTTGGGAATTCCTTTTGTTATTGCTAGACGAGATCCCAAAATTACTGAAGGAGCTACCGTGTCTGTCAACTATATGTCAGGATCAAGTGCCCGTGTTGAAAAGATGACCCTGTCAAAACGTAGCCTTAAGTCAGGAAGTAATGTTCTTTTAGTTGATGATTTCATGAAGGGTGGAGGAACCTTTGATGGAATGAAGAGCTTGGTTTCTGAATTTGACTGTAAACTAGCTGGTGTTGCAGTCCTTGCAGAGGGAGTTTTCAACGGTGAACGCCAAATTGATGAGTACAGATCAATTTTAAAGGTTGATAAATTAGACATTCAATCTGGAAAAATTGATGTTAGCTTGGGAAATATTTACAAATAAAAAAAATCTCTAACGAGATTTTTTTATACATATAGGGTTTGGCCGATCATAAGAGTATCTGTTGAAAGATTGTTATTAGCCATCAGCTGGTCAACAGAGGTTCCGTATTTTTGTGAAATTGCCCAAAGGCTGTCACCTGATTTAACGGTATAATTACCTCCATTACTTTCACTAGTTTGGTAGCTAGTAGAAGTGGCATAAGATGTTTCTGTTGTCTGACTGCCATAACTATATCCATAGTTGTAATCATACGCAGAGAGTCCATATTCTTCAATGATTTTATTTAATTTGGCAGAGTATCCAGGGTCAGTAGCATAGACTCCCTGGAGGGCAGCAGTTGCATCTTTGTAGCTATTTGTATTCGCCACATGAGTACCGTAGTAAATTGAATTGTAGTAAAGAAGGGCTCCATTTGAAGAAAAACTATCATAAATAGAGTTGTAAATCTTGAATGATTGAATCATATCAACCCAAGCTCCATTAAGGTATTCAACGGTTTTTAAGCTGACACCAGCTCCTTTGATACCGAAGTAGTTATTGTAGTTAGTAGCAAGGCTACTTTTACCGTAACCAGATTCTAAGATAGCTTGGGCAGCCATAACTGACGGGTAAAGACCATACTGAGGGGCGATTTGTTGAGCAACGGCAGCCATTTCCTGAATAGAAGCAGCACTTGCTTCTTTAGGGGAAGATAGGCCTAAAATTGATAATCCGATACTTCCAGCAGTTGCTAGTTGGAGTACACGGTTTGTATATATTGGTATATTCATATTGTTTCCTTTCGAGTATGGACTCTCTATTACATGGTATCAATACAATAAATATTTGTCCATTATCAAGGCTTGCGCCTAGATCATAAAATGCTATAATGAATTTTATGAAAAATAAACTATATTATCAATTTGCAGGAAGCACTTTAATCCTTATTTTTATTGGTTTGGGTTATATAATTAAGTTTTTCCCAAAAATGATAGCTAACTTCGATCAACCAATTCAAAATTTTGTTTTTTCACATAGAAGTGATTCCTTAACGACCTTTTTTGAAACTATTACCAAATTTGGTAACTCTTCAAGAATAATCATTTTAGTTGCCTTATTTGTAATCTTTTTCTACTTTAAGAAATGGTATGCGGAAGCTGTTTATCTAGGCGGTCTTCTTGTAGTGGTTTCTGGAATTATTGCACCCCTTGCTAAGTACTTGTACCAAAGACCAAGACCTCCTTTTGAGGACCGCTTAATCACTGAAAGTGGATATTCTTTCCCAA
Proteins encoded:
- the rpsG gene encoding 30S ribosomal protein S7; its protein translation is MSRKGQAPKREVLPDPLYNSKIVTRLINRLMLDGKRGTAASIVYGAFDQIKETTGNEPLEVFETAMENIMPILEVRARRVGGSNYQVPVEVRPERRTTLGLRWLVTISRQRGEHTMQDRLAKEIMDAANNTGASVKKREDTHKMAEANRAFAHFRW
- the fusA gene encoding elongation factor G produces the protein MAREFSLENTRNIGIMAHVDAGKTTTTERVLYYTGKIHKIGETHEGASQMDWMEQEQERGITITSAATTAQWKGNRVNIIDTPGHVDFTIEVQRSLRVLDGAVTVLDAQSGVEPQTETVWRQATDYKVPRIVFANKMDKIGADFYYSLSTLHDRLNANAHPIQIPIGAEEDFVGIINLVNMTAEIYTNDLGTDIKELVVGSDEFKAELAALNFDADEYEALAEEWHGKLVEAVAETDEDLMMAYLEGEEISQEELKAAIRKATINVEFYPMLAGSAFKNKGVQMMLDAVIDYLPSPLDIPAIKGINPDTDEEETRPASDEEPFAALAFKIMTDPFVGRLTFFRVYSGILQSGSYTLNTSKGKRERIGRILQMHANTRKEISEVYAGDIAAAVGLKDTTTGDTLADEKHKVILESIEIPEPVIQLSVEPKSKADQDKMGVALQKLAEEDPTFRVETNVETGETVISGMGELHLDVLVDRMKREFKVEANVGAPQVSYRETFRSATEAEGKFVRQSGGKGQYGHVWVEFTPNEEGAGFEFENAIVGGVVPREYIPAVEKGLEESMANGVLAGYPMVDIKAKLYDGSYHDVDSNETAFRVAASMALKAAAKKANPVILEPMMKVTITVPEENLGDIMGHVTARRGRVDGMEAHGNSQIVNAFVPLAEMFGYATTLRSSTQGRGTFMMVFDHYEDVPKSVQEEIIKKNGGQA
- the purR gene encoding pur operon repressor produces the protein MKRSERLVDFTNFLLNNPNQLTSLTFFSKRYDAAKSSISEDLLIIKKIFEESEVGKITTYAGVSGGVTFTPGISDDYSLTLANDLLDDIVKDNRILPGGYIYLSDVLGDPKVLKNIGKIIAHEFRDEKIDAIMTIATKGVPIAQSVAEILGIPFVIARRDPKITEGATVSVNYMSGSSARVEKMTLSKRSLKSGSNVLLVDDFMKGGGTFDGMKSLVSEFDCKLAGVAVLAEGVFNGERQIDEYRSILKVDKLDIQSGKIDVSLGNIYK
- a CDS encoding glucosaminidase domain-containing protein, which translates into the protein MNIPIYTNRVLQLATAGSIGLSILGLSSPKEASAASIQEMAAVAQQIAPQYGLYPSVMAAQAILESGYGKSSLATNYNNYFGIKGAGVSLKTVEYLNGAWVDMIQSFKIYNSIYDSFSSNGALLYYNSIYYGTHVANTNSYKDATAALQGVYATDPGYSAKLNKIIEEYGLSAYDYNYGYSYGSQTTETSYATSTSYQTSESNGGNYTVKSGDSLWAISQKYGTSVDQLMANNNLSTDTLMIGQTLYV
- a CDS encoding phosphatase PAP2 family protein, coding for MKNKLYYQFAGSTLILIFIGLGYIIKFFPKMIANFDQPIQNFVFSHRSDSLTTFFETITKFGNSSRIIILVALFVIFFYFKKWYAEAVYLGGLLVVVSGIIAPLAKYLYQRPRPPFEDRLITESGYSFPSGHSTVSMLVFLTLILIFLPRIEKTWLKILLVTVLSLLIVTIGFSRIYLGVHYPSDVIGGFTLASAAVMYSYPYYDKIRFKLRFKGIQK